In the Andrena cerasifolii isolate SP2316 chromosome 3, iyAndCera1_principal, whole genome shotgun sequence genome, TAGTGActagaataataattaatataacaaCGACTATGATCGCAAGTAACAAGAGGATATAAACTTTTCGCCGGTATTTGCTTTGGTAATTACTTCCCTTAATTAATTCCTGCGCTCCCAGCTCAACGTTCCCGTGTATATTTTCTATGTGGTTGTCTATCGTGTCTGCAACAGAAATGGATCGCAAGAATTCTCCACGGCCCCCGAAACATTTGTAATGCGAAGAAAAGGGCGTTACTCACTGATTGCGTCGCCTTGTTGGTACGTCAATGCGGCAAGTTCGCGCATTATTTGATTCACATCCAAAATATTGCCCTCGATCAATTTTATCATATCCTCCCTTTCCAGCAGCAATCCATGTCGAAATTCAAGACTCCTAGGCATTTCGTAAGAAAACAATCACTCGTAGGCTGATTTTAACGTGCACAATGACACAATCGATACTGAACATGTATTCATACGCATTATTACAGACTTACCATACATTCGAGCGCAATTTTATAGCTTCTCTATATTAATAATACACGTCgcaattatttaatcttttcattgaaattttaaactCAAGCTATCCCGATATTCACGGCACATAATCAAAGTTGAATAAATTttacttcgaataacgaataaatccccCCGATTTCTTCGTGAATAACGAGTAAATATGTAGCGTTATTCGAGCCAGATTTATtcgaaataagaatttattcgttattccagGGAACTCAGCGActatataaattttgtattcgttattctcgaataacttcattttattcgtaacatttattcaaatattattcgaagCATAATTTATTCGAAAGACTGTATTCGATACTTTATTGAAATAACGCCCAACTCTGTATAAAATGCATAAGCTATGCGCGTCATAGAAGAATCACGAATAGAGGCTATTGAACTCGTTCGAACCTTTGTGTCGTCCTGTGTTCATCTTCCTGTACTTGGAGTAGACGTTGCTGTTCCTCGTCATCGGCATCCATTGGATTCTCTATACTAGGTATAAGCAAAATATGTCTCTTCATCTTCTCCGCAATTGACTACAAAATACATTGGGAAATTATTAGGAGCGCATTATTTCTTCAGTCCTCTACTACACATCCGAAATGTAGCAAAGAATAAAATACCTTCTGCATGTCTGAGTATCTCTGCAGTGCATCCTTAAAATCGGTGGTTAGCTTCTCGATTTGCAACTTCTGCTGTTTATCCCCCCTCCTCATCAGCACTGTCAGTCTTGTGATATCCTTGCTCGTTTGAGTTACTACTTGATTTGTGCTTAACTGAGTTACATGCCTAGTGGAGCCATAAACATGTACAAATGCGTATGTacgaaataaatacaaaatccaTAAGGCCGGTACGAATTTAATGTTTAGGACACTTACACCTTATCCCTTAGACCCTGATTATCTTTGTTGGTTCCAATATTTTTGTATGCACGCTCCAGTGTCCTCCAGCTCGTGTTAATTGTGTATATGTTAGTGGTAATATTCTCGCTGAGACTATAAAGTTCCGTAGGACTAAATCCTACATCAGGTACATCTGTCCGTTGATCCGTGGACCCGTATGTTTGAGAACTGTGAGCCATTCTAAAAATAGACACCATGCCTGTTAAAATCTGCAACATTCGCACAAAGCTACGCACAATCCGAGAAGCCCAAGAAGCTGAATGCTCGATAGAACAATCAAGCCtccgtaattattattatgcttTATATCGCTATTATTACTCTCAAAGAGAAACAGGTCAAGCAAATGttgcttacaagggaaggacacaatttttatgagccttgtcACAATGGTTCTatgtgataaataaataaatagatgtcCGAGCGTGGAGGGtagctgtggggttttagtggataAAAACCCctcactaccctggcgcctagCCAggcacatgaaatgtttaataatttacacataAATATccctattattaaggcccaatGGCTGAattgctcggacacctatttacttatttttcacatagatccatcgtgccaaggctcatcaaaatcaatgTCTATCGCatggtgtccttcccttgttagtttcaCGAGGAATGTGAGCTGTATCAAACCAAATTTCTTTTAAGTGGACTTTTCAGGAACTTAAAagtcttctctattttttttttaaacaggtcAAATCATCATAGATTTTCCTAATCAGAAGCGCTAGTTGCATTTCGAACAATGTATATTAGAGTTTCACGACGAGAAGATATGCTCCCTTGAAAAGAAACAAAGGTTGCCGTTTAATCTGTGAACCCCCTTCACCTAAAAATGTTTTCTCGCATCTATCCTGCCTGGACCTATATACACAACTTTTACTTGACTCATCTGCTTTCAGACATAATAATACTGACTCAAACCAAAATGATAAT is a window encoding:
- the Syx13 gene encoding syntaxin 13 isoform X1; its protein translation is MVLISEFSERARRESLATRRTRGGYRGRRMSYAIVTPGPRASVLALRRMAHSSQTYGSTDQRTDVPDVGFSPTELYSLSENITTNIYTINTSWRTLERAYKNIGTNKDNQGLRDKVHVTQLSTNQVVTQTSKDITRLTVLMRRGDKQQKLQIEKLTTDFKDALQRYSDMQKSIAEKMKRHILLIPSIENPMDADDEEQQRLLQVQEDEHRTTQRSLEFRHGLLLEREDMIKLIEGNILDVNQIMRELAALTYQQGDAINTIDNHIENIHGNVELGAQELIKGSNYQSKYRRKVYILLLLAIIVVVILIIILVTKLS
- the Syx13 gene encoding syntaxin 13 isoform X2; its protein translation is MAHSSQTYGSTDQRTDVPDVGFSPTELYSLSENITTNIYTINTSWRTLERAYKNIGTNKDNQGLRDKVHVTQLSTNQVVTQTSKDITRLTVLMRRGDKQQKLQIEKLTTDFKDALQRYSDMQKSIAEKMKRHILLIPSIENPMDADDEEQQRLLQVQEDEHRTTQRSLEFRHGLLLEREDMIKLIEGNILDVNQIMRELAALTYQQGDAINTIDNHIENIHGNVELGAQELIKGSNYQSKYRRKVYILLLLAIIVVVILIIILVTKLS